One window of the Capnocytophaga haemolytica genome contains the following:
- a CDS encoding DMT family transporter produces the protein MRELVKGYIAAFISAVTYGMIPLFMIPIKQEGFSVDVALFYRFIISAVCLGGYLIYKKESLRFSLREGLLFVVLGILYALSAEFLFIAYDLLTPGIASTIFFMYPLIVALGLALFFGERLTASTLLALVMVLIGVFFLSVKDIHSLSINYLGAFVSLLGALVYALYMLIVQKGKLSASGIKVSFYSTLFSAVYFVVKVYITGHTLVIPDAYTSLLLTGFSLITTLLSLVTLVYAIWQIGSTPTSIIGVMEPLVAVAISIWVYHQEELTYNLIIGVVLIAIAVVIDIYQRSASRTGVNNE, from the coding sequence ATGAGAGAGTTAGTTAAAGGCTATATTGCCGCCTTCATCTCAGCCGTAACCTACGGGATGATTCCTCTCTTTATGATCCCCATAAAGCAAGAAGGCTTCTCGGTGGATGTGGCACTCTTCTACCGCTTTATCATCAGTGCGGTGTGCTTGGGCGGCTACCTCATCTATAAAAAAGAAAGCCTACGCTTTAGTTTGCGTGAGGGGCTACTCTTTGTAGTCCTCGGGATACTCTATGCCCTCTCGGCAGAGTTTCTCTTCATCGCCTACGACCTACTGACGCCAGGCATTGCCTCTACTATCTTCTTTATGTACCCGCTGATTGTGGCTTTGGGGCTGGCACTCTTCTTTGGCGAACGCCTTACCGCCTCTACACTCCTCGCCTTAGTGATGGTGCTTATCGGTGTCTTCTTCCTCAGTGTAAAGGATATCCATAGCCTCTCTATCAATTACCTCGGGGCATTCGTTTCGCTACTCGGAGCATTAGTCTACGCACTCTATATGCTCATCGTACAGAAGGGCAAACTCTCTGCCTCAGGCATTAAAGTATCGTTTTACTCTACCCTATTCTCGGCGGTATACTTCGTGGTAAAAGTCTATATTACAGGGCATACACTCGTCATTCCAGATGCTTATACCTCGCTGCTGCTCACGGGCTTTTCTCTTATCACTACCTTGCTTTCGCTCGTTACGCTCGTCTATGCGATATGGCAGATTGGCTCTACCCCCACCAGCATCATCGGGGTAATGGAACCCTTAGTAGCGGTGGCTATTAGCATCTGGGTATATCACCAAGAGGAACTGACCTACAACCTTATCATAGGGGTGGTACTCATTGCCATTGCCGTGGTAATTGATATTTACCAAAGAAGTGCGAGCCGCACGGGCGTTAATAATGAGTAA
- a CDS encoding ABC-2 transporter permease, with amino-acid sequence MFQSIKKEFLLLTRDLGALVILFLMPLLLVITITLLQDAAFKNITEQKVAIALVDNDKGDIAAHIKKQIRESHFFALTTEENGVPLTEECARKRVLEGKYLMAITLPEALSKDLHQRVSHNVESIISTFMEKSTTATTTPTAYTSKEVRIYFDPTVQTSFKENIKSNISKMMYEIENEFIYQAFQQQLEGNIELPATKSLVDFKEINPQSPEQVLLPNSTQHNVPAWTLFAIFFITIPLSASIVKEKTSGTGLRLFTSPLSYGALLTAKIIVFLCISLLQFALMVLIGIYVFPLIGLPALDCSGRWLSLILVALSSGLSAIGVGVLLGTLARTQEQSAPLGATLTVLLAAIGGVWIPTFAMPSLMQHLAHLSPMNWALQAFYDVLLRNASLSALLPKIALLIGFFALCMLISVYYENRKRNV; translated from the coding sequence ATGTTTCAATCTATTAAAAAAGAATTTTTACTCCTTACCCGCGACCTTGGTGCGCTGGTAATTCTCTTTCTGATGCCACTGCTCTTGGTGATTACCATCACCCTTTTACAGGACGCTGCCTTTAAGAATATCACTGAACAAAAGGTAGCCATAGCCCTTGTGGATAACGACAAGGGCGACATCGCTGCACATATCAAAAAACAGATCCGCGAGAGCCATTTCTTTGCCCTTACCACTGAGGAGAACGGCGTGCCCCTTACGGAAGAGTGCGCTCGCAAACGCGTGTTAGAAGGCAAATACCTAATGGCTATCACCCTACCCGAGGCACTTTCTAAAGACCTTCACCAACGCGTGTCACACAATGTAGAGAGCATCATTAGCACTTTTATGGAGAAAAGCACCACCGCTACCACCACCCCCACAGCGTATACCTCGAAGGAAGTGCGCATCTACTTTGACCCTACAGTGCAAACCTCCTTCAAGGAGAACATCAAGAGCAACATCAGCAAGATGATGTACGAGATAGAAAACGAGTTTATCTACCAAGCCTTTCAGCAGCAGCTTGAGGGCAATATCGAGCTGCCTGCCACCAAGTCACTTGTTGATTTTAAGGAAATCAACCCTCAAAGTCCCGAGCAAGTGCTCTTGCCCAACTCTACCCAGCACAACGTCCCCGCGTGGACGCTCTTTGCTATCTTCTTCATCACTATACCCCTCTCGGCGAGCATCGTCAAGGAAAAGACCTCAGGCACAGGCTTGCGGCTCTTCACCTCACCGCTGAGCTATGGCGCATTGCTCACTGCAAAAATCATCGTATTCCTGTGCATCAGTCTGCTGCAATTCGCGCTAATGGTGCTCATCGGCATATACGTATTCCCGCTCATCGGTTTGCCTGCCTTAGACTGCTCAGGGCGATGGCTATCGCTCATCCTCGTAGCACTCTCCAGCGGACTATCAGCCATAGGCGTGGGGGTGCTCTTAGGCACTTTGGCAAGGACACAGGAGCAATCAGCACCACTGGGGGCAACCCTAACAGTGCTGCTAGCAGCCATCGGAGGGGTCTGGATACCCACCTTTGCAATGCCCTCACTGATGCAGCACCTCGCCCACCTCTCACCGATGAATTGGGCACTACAAGCCTTCTACGACGTGCTACTGCGCAACGCCTCGCTAAGTGCACTCCTACCCAAAATTGCTCTATTAATAGGCTTCTTTGCCTTATGTATGCTTATATCTGTTTATTATGAAAATAGAAAGAGAAACGTATAA
- a CDS encoding diacylglycerol kinase family protein, whose product MKDFINKRLKSLKYVSKGIFYLIKEPPVLVHITASVIWIVLGFFFHITTYEWIVQLLCIGLVLSVEGLNTAVEKICDFIHPDHHKMIGVIKDIAAGSVGFAVIPVTVVLSVIYFPYITHYIQYLMQYY is encoded by the coding sequence ATGAAAGACTTTATAAACAAAAGACTAAAAAGCTTAAAATACGTAAGTAAAGGTATCTTTTACCTCATCAAGGAGCCGCCTGTGCTGGTGCATATCACTGCGTCGGTTATATGGATTGTCTTGGGCTTCTTCTTCCATATCACTACCTACGAATGGATCGTGCAACTGCTCTGCATTGGGCTGGTGCTCTCCGTGGAGGGCTTAAACACCGCTGTGGAGAAGATTTGCGACTTCATCCACCCCGACCACCACAAGATGATAGGCGTCATCAAGGACATTGCAGCAGGCTCTGTGGGCTTTGCTGTTATCCCTGTTACGGTGGTGCTCTCGGTAATTTACTTCCCTTATATCACCCACTACATTCAATACCTGATGCAGTACTACTAA
- a CDS encoding ABC transporter ATP-binding protein, whose amino-acid sequence MTNTNTHAIEVSHLSKQYKGASEYALTDVSFTVEKGEVYGVLGPNGAGKTTLMSILFGSIRPTEGSFSICSLTYAAQAGQLRYKIGVVPQEYALYPTLTARENLLYFGSLYALKGNALKQKVDEGLARVQLLEVADRKIATFSGGMKRRVNLLAGILHTPEVLFLDEPTVGVDVLSKRIIINYLKELNGEGMSVLYTSHHLQEAQDFCHKVAFLNGGRLIAEGSPEALIEQYKSTDLEAVFVELAGGD is encoded by the coding sequence GTGACAAATACAAATACCCACGCAATAGAAGTATCACACCTGAGTAAGCAGTACAAAGGTGCCAGCGAATACGCCCTTACCGACGTCAGTTTTACAGTTGAGAAGGGTGAAGTTTACGGTGTATTAGGTCCTAATGGGGCTGGGAAAACCACGCTGATGTCTATTCTCTTTGGCAGTATTCGCCCCACTGAAGGCAGCTTTTCGATCTGCAGCCTTACCTATGCGGCACAAGCTGGGCAGTTGCGCTATAAGATAGGGGTTGTGCCACAGGAGTATGCGCTTTATCCTACTCTTACGGCTCGTGAGAACTTGCTGTATTTTGGAAGTCTTTATGCTCTTAAAGGGAATGCCCTCAAACAAAAGGTCGATGAGGGGCTCGCTCGGGTGCAGCTCTTGGAGGTAGCCGATAGGAAGATCGCTACTTTCTCGGGTGGTATGAAGCGGCGTGTGAACTTGTTGGCGGGCATCTTGCACACTCCAGAGGTGCTTTTCTTGGACGAACCTACGGTGGGGGTTGATGTGCTCTCAAAGCGCATTATCATCAATTATTTAAAGGAACTCAACGGTGAGGGAATGTCGGTACTATATACCTCACATCATTTACAGGAGGCTCAGGATTTCTGCCATAAGGTAGCTTTCCTCAACGGGGGGCGTCTTATTGCTGAAGGGAGCCCAGAGGCGCTTATTGAGCAGTACAAAAGCACCGACTTAGAGGCTGTATTTGTAGAGTTAGCGGGAGGTGATTAA
- a CDS encoding TrmH family RNA methyltransferase encodes MKQELLTYLEGFITESRKERFLDVISRRTNHFTLAMEDVFQMHNTSAVVRTCEVFGVQQAHIVEERFGKRLDAKIAMGAQKWVDIFRYEDTQSCLQSLRSKGYQIVATSPHKEAFSLETFDISKKSVFFFGTEKDGLSQEVLSTADTFLTIPMVGFTESLNISVSAAIILQQLTSRLRSSQVDWRLSEEEKTDILIAWMKKSIRNIDYIMQRYKGAS; translated from the coding sequence ATGAAGCAAGAGCTACTGACCTACTTAGAAGGGTTTATCACCGAAAGCCGTAAAGAGCGCTTTCTCGACGTCATATCGCGGCGCACGAACCATTTTACCTTGGCTATGGAGGACGTTTTCCAGATGCACAACACCAGTGCTGTGGTGCGTACTTGTGAGGTCTTCGGGGTGCAACAGGCACATATTGTTGAGGAGCGTTTTGGCAAGCGCTTGGACGCTAAGATTGCGATGGGCGCACAGAAGTGGGTCGATATTTTCAGGTATGAAGATACACAGAGTTGCTTGCAAAGCCTTCGCAGTAAGGGATATCAGATCGTTGCTACTTCGCCACACAAGGAGGCTTTCTCATTGGAGACCTTCGATATTAGCAAGAAGAGTGTTTTCTTTTTTGGCACGGAAAAGGATGGTCTTTCGCAAGAGGTACTCTCCACTGCCGATACCTTCCTGACCATCCCAATGGTAGGTTTTACCGAAAGCCTGAACATCTCAGTATCAGCGGCTATTATCTTGCAGCAACTCACCAGTAGGCTGCGCTCTTCACAAGTAGATTGGAGACTATCAGAAGAGGAAAAGACCGATATCCTCATCGCGTGGATGAAGAAATCAATCCGTAATATTGACTACATAATGCAGCGGTATAAAGGAGCTTCCTAA
- a CDS encoding VIT domain-containing protein yields MKFQYIFQCVLALLCFGVQAQKSVLPTVKVQNETNAKPMQLQELSVDILVMGQTALTTLDMTFYNPNSRVMEGEFEFPLSDGQEVSRFALDINGKLREGVVVDKAEGRKAFEEIVRRGVDPGLLEKTEGNNFRARVYPMPAQGSRRIVIAFEQELGSKDGEDYYFLPIAEGVHLKKFSLRTEVISRLVKADIKNSLSLDFKQSRSSLISEVSKTDFKLDKNIALRFPKVEKPQLLTATEGGTTYFYGNISPTSQKVAIRPVPKRIGILWDNSSSAQRRDLKKEFALLEAYFKELKNVSVELTTFNIRTSTPKIFEVKDGNWAALKAHLEALTYDGATDGNAMQFNPKNDQTLLFTDAIFNFGSKEFNLSEVVKSLKSPVDVVNSSVIAATDKMRYLSASTGGSFVNLATEETSEAVKALLSQPYHFLGYTVKSGKVANVYPEKGAPVAAHFTFAGELLTDEATLVLSFGYNHKTLETTEVTLKKAALEAESPQLRALLRRVWAEKKIAQLRLEGTDSKKIDEVGRAYGIVTEGNSLIVLETVEDYLRYKIVPPEELQKEYYHRLDTEKKNKEDREKEVIKRIIGLSNEQSSWWNTTFPKEGSKPQKKENEEERVVEVAMMRSSEAHRDSSHSNIAVRGSRSITPEREEAAELSEVVVTGNAPKRVQAMVGSVTTAKKSNSSKKVKSRSNRTPAPAVVEDIQVVDNANVADDEVSDFNYYRGNVYKEETSNKAGKVVVRTASGEIQLNAYNPDTPYLKVMEYAEADKALDTYHRLKKEYGNTPSFYVDVADYFFKKGNREQAILVISNLAELGLEDAQLLRVLGYKLSAYTAKAEAVNTFRKVLKIREEEPQSYRDLGLALADNKQYDEAVKTLYEVVTHNWDNRFYDVQLIVMNEINDLIMRHKGINTSFIDKALLKKEPVDVRVVLTWDTDNSDMDLWVFDPEGEKCYYGHRNTYLGGKLSNDITRGYGPEEFMLKKAPKGKYKVSVNYYGNHSQKQLLPVSLRVTFFTGYGTPQEKKQEVTLRLSNNKDVYEVGMFEF; encoded by the coding sequence ATAAAGTTTCAGTATATTTTTCAGTGCGTGCTCGCCCTGCTTTGCTTTGGGGTGCAAGCACAAAAGTCTGTACTGCCTACCGTAAAGGTGCAGAACGAGACCAATGCCAAGCCGATGCAGCTCCAAGAGCTCTCGGTGGACATCCTCGTGATGGGGCAGACTGCCCTCACTACGCTGGATATGACCTTCTACAACCCCAACAGCCGTGTGATGGAAGGTGAGTTTGAGTTTCCTCTCTCTGACGGACAAGAAGTATCGCGCTTTGCCTTGGACATCAATGGCAAGCTGCGCGAGGGCGTAGTGGTGGATAAGGCTGAAGGACGCAAAGCCTTTGAGGAGATCGTCCGTCGTGGTGTAGACCCAGGGCTACTCGAGAAGACCGAGGGGAACAACTTTCGTGCGCGCGTCTACCCTATGCCTGCGCAAGGCTCACGCCGCATTGTTATCGCCTTTGAGCAAGAACTCGGCAGTAAAGACGGCGAGGATTACTACTTCCTGCCCATCGCTGAAGGAGTGCACTTAAAGAAGTTCAGCCTCCGCACCGAAGTGATCTCCCGCTTGGTAAAAGCCGACATCAAGAACTCACTTTCCCTTGACTTTAAGCAGTCGCGCAGCAGCCTCATCAGCGAAGTGAGCAAAACAGACTTCAAATTAGACAAGAATATCGCTCTACGCTTTCCCAAGGTAGAAAAGCCGCAGCTGCTCACCGCTACCGAAGGAGGAACGACCTACTTCTACGGCAATATCAGCCCCACCTCACAAAAGGTAGCTATCCGCCCCGTCCCTAAGCGCATTGGTATCCTTTGGGACAACTCCTCATCAGCACAACGCCGCGACCTAAAGAAGGAGTTTGCCTTGTTAGAGGCTTATTTTAAAGAGCTAAAGAACGTAAGCGTCGAGCTGACCACCTTCAACATACGCACCTCAACGCCCAAAATCTTTGAGGTGAAGGACGGCAATTGGGCAGCCCTCAAAGCCCATCTGGAAGCCCTCACTTATGATGGTGCTACCGATGGCAATGCGATGCAGTTCAACCCTAAGAACGACCAGACGCTGCTCTTCACCGATGCTATCTTTAACTTTGGTAGCAAGGAGTTCAACCTCTCAGAGGTAGTAAAAAGCCTTAAAAGCCCTGTGGATGTGGTCAATTCAAGCGTTATAGCTGCTACGGACAAGATGCGCTACCTGAGCGCCTCCACAGGCGGCAGCTTCGTCAATCTCGCTACTGAGGAAACCTCTGAAGCCGTCAAAGCCTTATTATCGCAGCCTTACCACTTCTTAGGATATACCGTAAAGAGCGGCAAAGTAGCCAATGTCTACCCCGAGAAAGGCGCCCCTGTAGCTGCGCACTTCACCTTTGCGGGTGAGCTCCTCACCGATGAGGCTACCTTAGTGCTCAGCTTTGGCTATAACCACAAAACCCTTGAAACGACAGAAGTAACGCTCAAAAAAGCAGCTCTTGAAGCCGAAAGTCCACAACTGAGGGCACTCTTACGTCGCGTATGGGCTGAGAAGAAAATAGCCCAGCTACGCCTTGAAGGTACCGATAGCAAGAAGATTGACGAGGTAGGGCGCGCTTATGGTATCGTTACTGAGGGCAACTCGCTCATCGTCTTAGAGACTGTGGAGGATTACCTCCGCTATAAGATCGTGCCTCCTGAAGAACTGCAAAAGGAGTACTATCACCGCCTCGACACGGAAAAGAAGAACAAAGAAGACCGCGAGAAAGAAGTCATCAAGCGTATCATTGGGCTATCAAACGAGCAAAGCAGTTGGTGGAATACTACCTTCCCTAAAGAAGGCAGCAAGCCGCAGAAGAAGGAAAATGAAGAGGAAAGAGTAGTAGAAGTAGCAATGATGCGAAGTTCAGAAGCCCATAGAGATAGCTCTCACAGCAATATAGCTGTGCGTGGCTCACGTAGCATCACTCCTGAGAGAGAAGAAGCAGCTGAATTATCCGAAGTCGTAGTAACGGGAAATGCCCCAAAGAGAGTGCAAGCAATGGTGGGTAGTGTCACAACAGCAAAGAAAAGCAACTCTTCAAAGAAAGTAAAAAGCAGAAGTAACCGCACACCAGCACCAGCAGTAGTTGAAGATATACAAGTGGTAGATAATGCAAACGTAGCAGATGATGAGGTCTCTGATTTTAACTACTACAGAGGAAATGTATACAAGGAAGAAACTTCCAACAAGGCAGGCAAAGTGGTAGTGAGAACTGCCTCAGGAGAAATACAGCTCAACGCCTACAATCCCGATACGCCTTACCTGAAAGTGATGGAATACGCCGAGGCAGACAAAGCCCTCGACACCTATCATCGCTTGAAAAAAGAGTATGGCAACACCCCTTCCTTCTACGTAGATGTAGCCGACTATTTCTTCAAGAAAGGCAATCGAGAGCAGGCAATATTGGTAATCTCCAACTTAGCCGAACTCGGCTTAGAGGACGCTCAACTGCTGCGCGTGCTGGGCTATAAACTCAGTGCCTACACCGCTAAGGCAGAGGCAGTGAACACCTTCCGCAAAGTGCTCAAAATACGTGAAGAAGAGCCACAGAGCTACCGCGACCTCGGCTTAGCCTTAGCTGATAACAAGCAGTACGACGAGGCAGTCAAAACGCTTTATGAGGTGGTAACCCACAATTGGGACAACCGCTTCTACGACGTGCAGCTGATCGTGATGAACGAAATCAACGACCTCATAATGCGCCACAAGGGTATCAATACCTCCTTTATTGATAAGGCTCTCCTGAAAAAAGAACCTGTCGATGTGCGAGTAGTGCTCACTTGGGATACTGACAACTCCGATATGGACTTATGGGTGTTCGACCCCGAAGGCGAGAAGTGCTACTACGGGCATCGCAACACCTACTTAGGTGGCAAGCTCAGCAACGACATCACCCGCGGCTACGGACCTGAGGAGTTTATGCTCAAGAAAGCCCCCAAAGGCAAATACAAAGTGAGCGTAAACTACTACGGCAACCACTCCCAAAAGCAACTGCTACCCGTCAGCCTACGCGTGACCTTCTTCACAGGCTACGGCACCCCTCAAGAGAAAAAACAAGAAGTAACCCTACGCCTATCCAACAACAAAGACGTGTACGAAGTAGGTATGTTCGAGTTTTAA
- a CDS encoding collagen-like protein produces MKKRFIVAILCCLVLALTQCTKTEEKIVEKEVHGSVILSGKGAPTAAQGQIGDYYLDLTTAKLYGAKTAEGWGNPVLDLKGIQGEKGDKGDTGAQGLQGEKGDKGDNGKDGTNGTNGKDGKTPKITISDDGYWVIDGQKSNQKAQGENGTNGTNGKDGAQGPKGDKGDNGKDGAQGPKGDKGDNGKDGVTPTVEIKDGFWVINGKTTDIKAQGERGEKGADGKQGEKGAQGEKGLKGDQGIPGKDGSTIYAGEGFPKSDVGRQGDYYIDTVAKIFYGPKKASGWSAQSAISLTANTITTDDYELSSDGTTLVKWLNPNTKYLDMNSIPALKNVTKIEANAFAVFEIQGTYQLTSIIVGDKVTSIGNAAFDSCKKLKTVELPDGLTTIGNSTFNNCYRLQNIDLPEGITTIGSAAFASCIKLNAMVFPRTLRKIEVRAFLYCISLHNVIFQGRDTPEIKPTTFTIEAKGIPTTYIKTIIVPKGLEGTYKAKFPEPYKDKITSL; encoded by the coding sequence ATGAAAAAAAGATTTATTGTAGCAATCTTATGCTGCTTGGTTTTAGCACTCACACAGTGCACTAAAACCGAAGAAAAAATTGTAGAGAAAGAAGTACACGGAAGTGTCATCCTCTCAGGTAAAGGCGCCCCTACTGCCGCTCAAGGGCAGATAGGCGACTATTATTTAGACCTTACCACCGCCAAACTCTACGGCGCCAAAACTGCCGAAGGATGGGGTAACCCCGTACTCGACCTCAAAGGTATCCAAGGTGAAAAAGGAGACAAAGGCGATACAGGCGCCCAAGGATTACAAGGCGAAAAAGGTGACAAAGGAGACAATGGTAAAGACGGTACCAACGGCACCAATGGAAAAGATGGCAAAACCCCTAAAATCACCATCAGCGACGATGGCTATTGGGTAATTGATGGTCAAAAATCAAACCAAAAAGCCCAAGGTGAAAATGGTACTAACGGAACTAACGGGAAAGACGGCGCTCAAGGTCCTAAGGGCGACAAAGGCGACAACGGGAAAGATGGCGCTCAAGGTCCTAAGGGCGACAAAGGTGACAACGGAAAAGATGGTGTAACCCCTACTGTAGAAATAAAAGATGGCTTTTGGGTTATCAACGGCAAGACAACAGACATAAAAGCCCAAGGAGAGCGTGGAGAAAAAGGGGCTGATGGCAAACAAGGTGAAAAAGGCGCTCAGGGCGAAAAAGGGCTCAAAGGCGACCAAGGAATTCCTGGTAAAGACGGGTCAACCATCTACGCTGGCGAAGGCTTTCCTAAAAGCGATGTCGGTCGTCAGGGCGACTATTACATTGACACCGTAGCTAAGATCTTCTACGGACCTAAGAAAGCCTCAGGGTGGTCGGCTCAAAGCGCTATCTCACTCACTGCCAACACTATCACCACTGACGATTACGAGCTTTCAAGCGATGGCACTACCTTAGTGAAGTGGCTCAACCCCAACACCAAATATTTGGATATGAACAGTATCCCAGCCCTTAAAAACGTCACTAAGATAGAAGCAAATGCCTTTGCTGTCTTTGAAATACAAGGCACCTATCAACTTACATCAATTATTGTAGGTGATAAAGTGACAAGTATTGGGAATGCAGCATTCGACTCTTGCAAAAAGCTAAAAACAGTAGAGCTCCCCGACGGACTTACTACAATAGGAAACAGTACTTTCAACAACTGTTATCGTCTACAAAATATAGACCTCCCAGAGGGAATTACTACTATTGGTAGTGCTGCCTTTGCAAGTTGTATAAAACTCAATGCAATGGTATTTCCTCGCACCTTAAGGAAGATAGAAGTTCGTGCTTTCTTATACTGCATTAGCTTGCACAATGTAATATTCCAAGGAAGAGATACCCCTGAGATAAAGCCTACTACCTTTACTATAGAAGCCAAAGGTATCCCTACTACTTATATCAAGACAATCATTGTTCCAAAAGGATTAGAGGGTACTTATAAAGCTAAATTCCCAGAACCTTACAAAGATAAAATAACCTCTTTGTAA
- a CDS encoding polyprenol monophosphomannose synthase, with translation MLVIIPTYNEIENIEAIIRAVLGQSPEFSVLIVDDNSPDGTAAKVQELIPIYNERLHLEVRTEKKGLGTAYVHGFQWALTRNYEYICEMDADFSHNPADLLRLYEECKVSGSDVAIGSRYIKGVNVVNWPLRRILLSYGASMYVRIITGMRIQDPTAGFVCYKRRVLEEIDLNSIRFVGYAFQIEMKYRAYKKHFKITEVPIVFTDRIRGKSKMNGSIIKEAMWGVIRIAFS, from the coding sequence TTGTTAGTTATCATTCCGACATATAACGAGATAGAAAACATTGAGGCTATCATACGGGCAGTGCTGGGGCAGTCGCCTGAGTTTTCGGTATTGATAGTAGACGACAACTCTCCTGACGGCACGGCGGCAAAGGTGCAGGAGCTGATACCGATTTATAACGAGCGGTTGCACTTAGAGGTGCGTACGGAGAAGAAAGGATTAGGGACGGCTTATGTCCACGGTTTTCAGTGGGCACTCACCCGCAATTATGAATATATCTGTGAAATGGACGCTGACTTCTCGCACAACCCTGCTGACCTCTTGCGCCTTTATGAGGAGTGCAAGGTCAGTGGCAGTGATGTGGCTATCGGCTCGCGCTATATCAAGGGGGTGAACGTGGTAAACTGGCCACTGCGGCGTATACTCCTCTCCTACGGTGCCTCAATGTATGTGCGAATTATCACAGGTATGCGCATACAAGACCCTACCGCGGGCTTCGTTTGCTACAAGCGGCGCGTATTGGAGGAGATTGACCTCAACAGTATCCGCTTTGTGGGCTATGCCTTTCAGATAGAAATGAAATATCGCGCTTACAAAAAGCATTTTAAGATCACCGAAGTGCCTATTGTATTTACAGATAGGATCAGAGGTAAGTCAAAAATGAACGGCAGCATCATCAAGGAGGCGATGTGGGGGGTAATACGGATAGCTTTCAGCTGA
- a CDS encoding DUF5723 family protein: protein MKKIIFLAFAFSGLYAEAQQSFAGVRESNFAGVYQVTANPAYMGSNKRLWDVNILSVNGDFNNNSIPLTTDLNKSFNDYTRADQQNAFLKLNELDAKVNVDVLGPSFFLRVANNHSVGIFSRIRVLGNVKDINPKLLQSMLYDYNKIDLQKPYEIDINNQEVIANAFSEIGLSWAGELYFSENSVVKAGASIKIVRGAGNLYAGFHDFNGTATLRPDPVNQKVYLDINSAGGTFEVLNGGTDFIEDFNANKLFRSEATTVGLDLGAIYEWRREGCPTCHNLPYDLRIGVSLMDIGRISYNANNESYRYTLPNQQISIDLDELSQDELTKAIGNRPKGVRGKLKSSLPTTFNASVDYRIVNGFYANFSSQFNLAGKKSEVYSAVYANEFTLTPRFDSNSFGAYLPISYNEMSKAHVGLALRLGPLTLGSSTLLSNAFGKEAKELNFFVGLRFGHMSFYNNND from the coding sequence ATGAAAAAAATCATCTTCTTAGCATTTGCTTTCAGTGGGTTATATGCCGAAGCACAGCAATCCTTTGCAGGCGTAAGGGAAAGTAACTTTGCAGGCGTATACCAAGTAACTGCCAACCCAGCCTATATGGGGAGCAACAAACGCCTGTGGGATGTGAACATCCTCTCGGTCAATGGCGACTTCAACAACAACTCCATCCCTCTGACCACCGACCTGAACAAGAGCTTCAACGACTACACCCGCGCTGATCAACAGAACGCCTTCCTAAAGCTCAACGAGCTCGATGCCAAGGTAAACGTGGACGTATTAGGACCTTCGTTCTTCTTGCGTGTAGCCAATAACCACTCGGTAGGGATTTTCTCGCGTATACGCGTTCTCGGCAATGTGAAGGACATCAACCCTAAGCTCCTTCAATCGATGCTTTACGATTATAACAAAATCGACCTCCAAAAGCCTTACGAGATAGATATCAACAACCAAGAAGTGATTGCCAACGCTTTCTCAGAGATAGGACTCTCGTGGGCTGGTGAGCTCTATTTCAGTGAAAACAGCGTAGTGAAAGCAGGGGCAAGCATCAAGATCGTACGGGGAGCAGGCAACCTCTATGCAGGCTTCCACGACTTTAACGGTACAGCCACCTTGCGCCCTGACCCTGTAAATCAAAAAGTGTATTTAGATATCAACTCCGCAGGAGGTACCTTCGAAGTGCTCAATGGGGGCACCGACTTCATTGAGGATTTCAATGCCAACAAGCTATTCCGCTCTGAAGCCACCACTGTAGGACTGGACTTGGGTGCTATCTACGAATGGCGTAGAGAAGGCTGCCCTACCTGCCACAACCTGCCTTATGACCTGCGCATCGGTGTATCGCTGATGGATATAGGGCGCATCAGCTACAACGCCAATAACGAATCCTACCGCTACACGCTGCCCAATCAGCAGATTTCGATTGACTTGGATGAACTTTCGCAGGATGAACTGACAAAGGCTATCGGCAACCGACCTAAGGGGGTTCGTGGCAAACTCAAATCATCGTTGCCTACTACCTTCAATGCCAGTGTTGATTACCGCATCGTCAATGGCTTCTACGCCAACTTCTCCTCACAATTCAACCTTGCAGGCAAGAAGAGTGAGGTTTACAGTGCTGTTTACGCCAATGAGTTCACCCTTACACCTCGCTTTGACAGTAACTCCTTTGGGGCTTATCTGCCTATTTCGTACAATGAGATGTCCAAGGCACACGTGGGCTTAGCCCTGCGCTTAGGTCCACTCACTTTAGGCTCAAGCACCTTGCTGAGCAACGCCTTTGGCAAAGAAGCTAAGGAACTTAACTTCTTCGTCGGACTGCGATTCGGACATATGTCCTTCTACAATAATAACGACTAA